The Oceanispirochaeta sp. genome includes the window TACCGCCTGAAGGACAAAGACATGGACACCCTTTACCAGATTGATGGCAATCATCTGAACAGGCATCTGGAGATACATTGTTGTCAGAACCGCTGAGATTCCCATTGCCAGGGCAATTCTCTGACCAATAACCATCATGAGCACAAAGCTTCCCAGTAATATGGCAATTGCAATATTAGGATCAGGCATTTCTAGCCTCCTTAGGAGAAATTCCAGTGGAAATTTCAAATATCAATTTTAAGCTGAGCATGGCAGCGAGCAGAATACCCCCTACTGGGACAGAGAGGTACAGCCAGCTTCTTGAAATTCCGATGGCTGAGTCCACCCAGTTTTTATTCATTTCGACAACTTTGAATCCTTCCACACAGAGAAAAATTGCAAAGGCGATAATAATCAGGTCATTAAAAATAGCAATACCGTTTTTCCACTTAGGGGGAAGATACTGATCCAGCACAGTGATACGAATATGATTTTCATTCCTGATTCCAATTGCAATGCTGAGCATTGAAAACCAGACCATACAGAGAAGAGAAATCCCCTCTCCCCAGGCGGGGCTTTTATTCAGGACAAAACGCCCGAAAACGACGATCGTAATAACAATTATCTGCATTATCATCAAGCCAC containing:
- a CDS encoding TRAP transporter small permease, whose amino-acid sequence is MTTNSKLPSSLMKTMERMYESINAVCSGLMIMQIIVITIVVFGRFVLNKSPAWGEGISLLCMVWFSMLSIAIGIRNENHIRITVLDQYLPPKWKNGIAIFNDLIIIAFAIFLCVEGFKVVEMNKNWVDSAIGISRSWLYLSVPVGGILLAAMLSLKLIFEISTGISPKEARNA